DNA sequence from the Patescibacteria group bacterium genome:
TCGTCGGAATGACAAAAAAAATAACAAAAGAAAAATAGTAACTATGCAAATCTCAATCATAAAAAAATCAGACATTCAAGAAGCGCACAGGTTTGACGCGGAGTGTCTTGAACTATGATTAAAATGATTAAATGAAAACTATGATTAACAATAGTGTAATCAATGAAAAATATAAATATTCTGACTTGACTGGTAAAATTATCGGGGCGGCGATGGAAGTGCATAAATTTTTAGGAAACGGATTTCAGGAAGTTATTTATCAAAGAGCGTTGGCTATTGAATTAAGAAATAAAGAATTATCATTTGTCAGAGAGCAAGAAATGTGGATTAATTACAAAGGAGAGAATATTGGCACAAGAAGAGTTGATTTTTTTGTTGAAGATAAAATTATGGTAGAAATAAAAGCGGTAATAAAATT
Encoded proteins:
- a CDS encoding GxxExxY protein, producing MKTMINNSVINEKYKYSDLTGKIIGAAMEVHKFLGNGFQEVIYQRALAIELRNKELSFVREQEMWINYKGENIGTRRVDFFVEDKIMVEIKAVIK